The Mycobacterium sp. 3519A genome contains a region encoding:
- a CDS encoding DUF5994 family protein → MTRDNGPESTPRLRLKPKAPVSGHVDGAWWPRTDDLTVELPDLLAVLSVRLGAIDRVLYNLAEWAQMPKRLTTGGRAVRLDGYRLQPPNTLQVLGLGRENILLLVVPPHTDADVAHEAMMTAAAPNDATSVGDLLSIGTSDQDEPADYHRPTFRRRVRKA, encoded by the coding sequence ATGACCCGGGACAACGGACCGGAGAGCACGCCTCGGCTGCGGTTGAAGCCCAAGGCACCCGTGTCCGGACACGTCGACGGGGCGTGGTGGCCACGGACCGACGACCTCACCGTGGAACTGCCGGATCTGCTTGCGGTGCTGTCAGTGCGCCTCGGCGCGATCGACCGTGTGCTGTACAACCTCGCCGAATGGGCCCAGATGCCGAAGCGGTTGACCACCGGCGGTCGAGCGGTCCGCCTCGACGGGTACCGGCTGCAACCGCCGAACACCCTTCAGGTGCTGGGACTCGGTCGCGAGAATATCCTCCTGCTCGTCGTACCCCCGCACACCGACGCCGACGTCGCACACGAGGCGATGATGACCGCGGCGGCACCCAACGATGCGACATCCGTCGGCGATCTGCTCTCGATCGGCACGTCCGACCAAGATGAGCCCGCCGACTACCACCGCCCGACGTTTCGTCGGCGCGTCAGGAAGGCGTGA
- a CDS encoding flavin monoamine oxidase family protein codes for MADVDYCVVGAGFAGLTAALRLKQAGHSVALLEARDRVGGRTFTETRDDGLWIDRGGAWIGPGQDAIYRLMAEFGVPSYKQYVEGDAMMFVDGKKYRYQGTIPLSMNPWAVANIGAVFLELTQMCKTIPVEAPWAAPKARKWDQLSWGAWLDRHSLSKAAHQLLDSSVAGLYTSAASEISLLFVLYQMASAGGPSFVLGVKDAAEDARPVGGMGAIHRAVAAELGEAIHLSQPVRSISQDADGVSVRSDDMVVRARRVVVAVPIAIAGQIVYAPMLSMDRSLLHQRMPSGAVFKIALIYDEPFWRADGLSGQSFAPGSMANLTIDSCTDTARPGVLTVITEGPVARRMTKLSDGERRQAVLAAVAERFGDKARTPVDYVEHNWSVERYSGGGMISHTPPGVLTEFGPALREPCGRIHWAGTETSTAMYGFIDGAVRSGERAAAEVLAREAMTVA; via the coding sequence ATGGCCGACGTGGACTATTGCGTGGTGGGAGCCGGGTTCGCGGGGTTGACCGCTGCGCTGCGGCTGAAACAGGCGGGGCACTCGGTGGCGCTGTTGGAGGCCCGTGACCGGGTCGGCGGTCGCACCTTCACCGAAACCCGCGACGACGGCTTGTGGATCGACCGCGGCGGCGCCTGGATCGGGCCGGGGCAGGACGCCATCTACCGCTTGATGGCCGAGTTCGGGGTGCCGAGCTACAAGCAGTACGTCGAGGGCGACGCGATGATGTTCGTCGACGGCAAGAAGTACCGCTACCAGGGGACCATCCCGTTGTCGATGAACCCGTGGGCGGTGGCCAACATCGGCGCGGTGTTCCTGGAACTGACGCAGATGTGCAAAACCATCCCGGTCGAGGCGCCGTGGGCCGCGCCCAAGGCACGCAAATGGGACCAACTCAGCTGGGGCGCCTGGCTGGACCGGCACTCGTTGTCCAAGGCCGCACACCAGTTGCTCGACTCCTCCGTGGCCGGGCTGTACACGTCGGCCGCCTCGGAGATCTCACTGCTGTTCGTGCTCTACCAGATGGCCTCGGCCGGTGGGCCGAGCTTTGTGCTTGGCGTCAAGGATGCCGCCGAGGACGCCAGACCGGTCGGGGGCATGGGCGCCATCCACCGGGCGGTCGCGGCCGAACTCGGCGAGGCGATACACCTGTCGCAGCCGGTGCGCAGCATCAGCCAGGACGCCGACGGAGTGAGTGTCCGGTCAGACGACATGGTGGTCCGCGCGCGGCGCGTCGTCGTGGCGGTGCCGATCGCGATCGCGGGCCAAATCGTCTATGCACCAATGCTTTCGATGGACCGCTCGCTGCTGCACCAACGGATGCCGTCGGGAGCGGTGTTCAAGATCGCGCTGATCTATGACGAGCCGTTCTGGCGAGCCGACGGCCTGTCGGGTCAGTCGTTCGCGCCGGGTTCGATGGCCAATCTGACCATCGATTCTTGCACCGACACGGCAAGACCCGGCGTGCTGACCGTCATCACGGAAGGACCGGTTGCGCGCCGGATGACCAAGTTGTCCGACGGCGAACGCAGGCAGGCGGTGCTTGCCGCCGTCGCCGAACGGTTCGGCGACAAGGCGCGGACGCCGGTCGACTACGTCGAACACAACTGGAGTGTCGAGCGCTACTCCGGCGGCGGGATGATCAGCCATACGCCGCCTGGCGTACTCACCGAGTTCGGCCCCGCGCTACGCGAACCGTGCGGCCGCATCCATTGGGCAGGTACCGAAACATCCACTGCCATGTACGGATTCATCGACGGAGCGGTGCGCTCCGGCGAACGGGCGGCCGCCGAGGTGCTGGCGCGCGAAGCGATGACGGTGGCGTGA
- a CDS encoding type VII secretion target — MPDEVRVTPEDLHMSAATVDVHADTMKARHFEADGRMESAQLGLPAGSAAALTGAVAKWQADTTAIFGRMVDHSDGLRTGAAAYQQTDHETASDLDLGL, encoded by the coding sequence GTGCCTGACGAAGTCAGGGTTACTCCCGAAGACCTGCACATGTCCGCTGCCACTGTCGACGTCCACGCGGACACCATGAAGGCCCGTCATTTCGAGGCGGACGGCCGGATGGAATCGGCCCAGCTTGGTTTGCCCGCCGGGTCCGCGGCGGCGTTGACGGGCGCCGTGGCGAAGTGGCAGGCCGACACCACGGCGATCTTCGGCCGCATGGTCGACCATTCGGACGGGTTGCGCACCGGCGCGGCCGCCTACCAGCAGACCGACCACGAAACGGCAAGCGACCTCGATCTCGGGCTGTAG
- a CDS encoding alpha/beta hydrolase — MTLSVADIDRWNPGDVREVFHATRSRAEAAAEAANGIAQLPAFGTWGGDASAAAKDAIGQTRKDLDAHGNEALAVARAADRAADDIEALKGKLANLRTRAHQLGMELDAASNSFVPVAGSTLTATDVALAEAELQPQLTALLAEAAAIDDELAQAINMATGKTPIPQTGPPVGPEGLTPTQVASDANEAQLEQERAGTQARVDELQHQIDELARQTYTTGDHSTATFDRLNELKDQLTSAKSYLGDLNAVHDALGKAPETYLTAFDPRTGTGKHVLAAVAVGNPDTARNVSVTVPGLGSNTQETLPGMVSEAQNLRLEAERQMRNAGVPGSAATIAWMGYDPPPNPLNTLSPRDALATIGDGQARAGADSLSSYLEQVRANNPNGHITLFGHSYGSLTSSLALQELNAQGLHPVNDVVFYGSPGLELTSPDQLGLSAGHAYVMRGVDDPIATAVAELAPLHGWGVNPYDGMFPQLSAQAGLDPGGVLREGVQSHSDYARLGSDNQLRMSGYNLAAVMAGLPDNVAMAPPPPAPIPAPQPPLIPGVPGR; from the coding sequence GTGACGCTGTCCGTCGCCGATATCGACCGCTGGAACCCCGGTGACGTCCGCGAGGTCTTCCACGCCACCCGCAGTCGGGCCGAGGCCGCCGCCGAAGCCGCCAACGGCATCGCGCAACTTCCGGCGTTCGGCACCTGGGGCGGCGACGCGTCGGCGGCTGCCAAGGACGCGATCGGCCAGACCCGCAAGGACCTGGACGCGCACGGCAACGAAGCGCTGGCGGTGGCGCGGGCCGCCGACCGGGCAGCCGACGACATCGAGGCGCTCAAGGGCAAGCTGGCCAACCTCCGCACCCGCGCCCATCAGCTGGGAATGGAACTCGATGCGGCATCCAATTCCTTTGTCCCCGTGGCCGGCTCGACACTTACGGCGACCGACGTGGCGCTGGCCGAAGCCGAGCTGCAACCCCAGCTGACCGCGCTGCTGGCCGAGGCCGCCGCCATCGACGACGAGTTGGCGCAGGCCATCAACATGGCCACTGGCAAGACACCGATCCCGCAGACCGGTCCGCCGGTCGGCCCCGAGGGGTTGACGCCCACCCAGGTCGCCAGCGACGCCAACGAAGCGCAGCTGGAGCAGGAACGCGCCGGCACCCAGGCGCGGGTCGACGAATTACAACACCAGATCGACGAGCTGGCCCGGCAGACCTACACCACCGGCGACCACAGCACCGCGACGTTCGACCGGCTCAACGAGCTCAAAGACCAATTGACCAGTGCCAAAAGCTATCTGGGTGACCTGAACGCGGTGCACGATGCGCTCGGGAAGGCCCCCGAGACCTACTTGACCGCATTCGACCCGCGCACCGGCACCGGCAAGCACGTGCTGGCGGCGGTCGCGGTCGGGAACCCCGACACCGCGCGCAACGTCTCGGTCACCGTGCCCGGCCTCGGCTCGAACACCCAGGAGACCCTGCCGGGCATGGTCAGCGAGGCGCAGAACCTCCGACTGGAAGCCGAACGCCAGATGCGCAACGCGGGAGTGCCCGGATCCGCGGCGACCATCGCGTGGATGGGCTACGACCCGCCGCCCAACCCGCTCAACACGCTGAGTCCGCGGGACGCGTTGGCGACCATAGGCGACGGGCAGGCACGCGCAGGCGCTGACAGCTTGTCGTCGTATCTGGAACAGGTCCGCGCCAACAATCCGAACGGACACATCACACTGTTCGGACATTCGTACGGGTCGCTGACGTCGTCGTTGGCGTTGCAGGAACTCAATGCCCAAGGGCTGCACCCGGTGAACGACGTCGTGTTCTACGGATCACCGGGCCTCGAGCTGACCAGTCCCGACCAATTGGGCCTCAGCGCAGGGCATGCTTATGTGATGCGCGGTGTGGATGATCCGATCGCAACCGCCGTCGCGGAGTTGGCCCCGCTGCACGGGTGGGGCGTCAACCCGTACGACGGCATGTTCCCGCAGTTGTCGGCGCAGGCCGGCCTGGACCCCGGTGGGGTGTTGCGTGAGGGCGTTCAGAGTCATTCGGACTACGCCCGGCTCGGAAGCGACAACCAGTTGCGGATGTCCGGCTACAACCTGGCCGCGGTGATGGCGGGCCTGCCCGACAACGTCGCGATGGCGCCACCGCCACCCGCACCCATCCCGGCGCCGCAACCCCCGCTGATACCGGGGGTCCCGGGGCGATGA
- a CDS encoding LppA family lipoprotein — translation MTRRKLAAGLLIGALCIAACGSSTSTGETSVTSADPTQLEQKLQSKPSLETAQTDYQAAVQKMAAAIAALTPGTTWQIEQTTWVGCGGDYAQTKGKQAYVMAVFSGPIPDNVWPQAVQIVKDGAAQQGATEFGTFKDNPGDHDIYIAGPDGVEFRLGTQKASTLTAKSDCRLSQADAAPR, via the coding sequence ATGACGCGACGAAAGTTGGCTGCGGGCTTGCTCATTGGCGCGCTGTGCATCGCCGCGTGCGGCTCGTCGACCAGTACGGGGGAGACCAGTGTGACATCAGCCGACCCGACCCAGCTCGAACAGAAGCTGCAATCCAAGCCGTCCCTGGAAACCGCGCAGACGGATTACCAAGCGGCGGTGCAGAAGATGGCCGCAGCCATCGCGGCGCTGACGCCGGGCACGACGTGGCAGATCGAGCAGACCACATGGGTGGGTTGCGGAGGCGACTACGCGCAGACGAAGGGCAAGCAGGCCTACGTGATGGCGGTGTTCAGCGGGCCGATTCCCGACAACGTCTGGCCGCAGGCGGTGCAGATCGTCAAAGACGGTGCCGCACAACAGGGAGCGACCGAGTTCGGGACGTTCAAGGACAACCCCGGCGATCACGACATCTACATCGCCGGGCCCGACGGTGTCGAATTCAGGCTGGGCACGCAGAAGGCGTCGACGCTCACCGCCAAGTCCGACTGCCGATTGAGCCAGGCGGATGCGGCCCCGCGCTAG
- a CDS encoding serine hydrolase, whose protein sequence is MRPRASRKAVALGAVALLAACSSGTAERADVTTTATTVTPTRPPVAAPPPMPAPNPTFDFSPVSTLINDAIAANKLPGAVLLVGHGGHVVFQQAYGQRKLAGEPGLDGLPAPAEPMTGDTIFDMASLTKPLATATAVMQLYEQGKVAFDDPVQQYLPDFNPADDPQRAKVTVRMLLTHTSGETGDVDLRDPWGLDHPDKAEGLRRALTTPLESGPGEWFRYSDINFILLRALVEKLTGQTEDVYVQQHIFAPLGMTETRYLPVAKACGSYTLRGAAIAWDPASNQSVACSEGTWNVDLLPRIAPTAHDEEGRADPGRNPDLDHLLRGTVHDTTARRMGGVAGHAGLFSTARDVGIFAQALLDRLAGSPSEFPLQQATLELMTTPQQPGHTDLQLDAANEAIRNAVGKEPRYPAIRGQNLRGFGWDIDTGLSMPRGVVFPVGSFGHTGFTGTTVWLDPGSDTYVVLLSNSILVRGSPPIQHLRGDVASATARVLHLYGSG, encoded by the coding sequence ATGCGGCCCCGCGCTAGCCGTAAAGCCGTAGCGCTCGGCGCGGTGGCGTTGCTCGCCGCGTGCTCCAGCGGCACCGCCGAGCGCGCCGACGTCACCACCACGGCCACCACGGTGACACCGACCAGGCCGCCCGTCGCAGCCCCGCCACCGATGCCCGCTCCGAACCCGACGTTCGACTTCTCCCCGGTGTCCACGCTGATCAACGATGCGATCGCCGCGAACAAGCTGCCCGGGGCAGTGTTGCTGGTCGGCCACGGCGGCCACGTCGTCTTCCAGCAGGCCTACGGTCAGCGCAAGCTCGCGGGCGAACCGGGTCTCGACGGCTTGCCCGCCCCTGCCGAACCGATGACCGGCGACACCATCTTCGACATGGCGTCGCTGACCAAACCGCTCGCCACCGCCACCGCCGTCATGCAGTTGTACGAACAGGGCAAGGTGGCGTTCGACGATCCGGTGCAGCAGTATCTGCCGGACTTCAACCCGGCCGACGATCCGCAGCGCGCCAAGGTGACCGTGCGGATGCTGCTGACGCACACCTCGGGCGAAACGGGGGACGTCGACCTCAGGGACCCGTGGGGACTGGACCACCCGGACAAGGCCGAAGGCCTTCGCCGGGCGCTGACCACGCCGCTGGAGTCCGGACCTGGCGAGTGGTTCCGCTACTCCGACATCAACTTCATCCTGCTCCGCGCGCTGGTCGAAAAGCTCACGGGCCAAACCGAAGACGTCTACGTGCAGCAGCACATCTTCGCGCCGCTGGGTATGACGGAGACCCGTTACCTGCCTGTCGCCAAGGCGTGCGGCTCGTACACGCTGCGAGGGGCGGCGATCGCGTGGGACCCGGCGTCGAACCAGAGCGTCGCCTGTTCGGAAGGAACGTGGAACGTCGACTTGTTGCCGCGCATCGCACCGACCGCGCACGACGAGGAAGGCAGAGCAGATCCCGGCCGGAACCCCGATCTCGACCACTTGCTGCGCGGCACGGTGCACGACACCACGGCGCGGCGCATGGGCGGAGTGGCGGGGCACGCCGGACTGTTCTCCACGGCTCGCGATGTCGGGATCTTCGCGCAGGCGCTGCTTGATCGGCTGGCGGGTAGTCCCAGCGAATTCCCGCTGCAGCAAGCCACTTTGGAGCTGATGACGACACCGCAGCAGCCCGGCCACACCGATCTCCAACTCGACGCGGCGAATGAAGCGATTCGAAACGCCGTCGGTAAGGAACCGCGCTATCCCGCGATCAGGGGGCAGAACCTGCGCGGCTTCGGCTGGGACATCGACACGGGGCTGTCGATGCCGCGCGGTGTGGTCTTCCCCGTCGGCAGCTTCGGCCACACCGGGTTCACCGGAACGACGGTGTGGCTGGACCCTGGCTCCGACACGTACGTGGTGCTGTTGTCGAATTCGATTCTGGTGCGGGGCAGTCCGCCGATCCAGCACCTGCGCGGCGATGTGGCGTCGGCGACGGCCAGGGTGCTGCACCTCTACGGCAGCGGTTGA
- a CDS encoding M15 family metallopeptidase: MVSAAVVQCASAPPPPAATPAPPTVETSPSPTVEPVTVADLGPSWRPGCPIDPRQLRRVEVGYLGFDRQTHRGTLIVNADLAADVVAIFDELLRQRYPIAKIRTVDQYPGADDELSMEDNNTSAFNCRDIPGTGHWSLHAFGRAIDLNPLLNPEVDRAGAIQPKTAAPYTDRNRTDPGILHGGDAVVRAFTDRGWQWGGYWRNPKDYQHFER, from the coding sequence GTGGTCAGCGCCGCCGTGGTGCAGTGCGCTTCCGCCCCACCCCCTCCCGCCGCGACGCCCGCACCGCCGACCGTCGAGACGTCACCGTCGCCAACCGTCGAGCCGGTCACCGTCGCCGACCTCGGACCGAGTTGGCGGCCGGGATGCCCGATAGACCCGCGACAACTGCGCCGGGTCGAGGTCGGCTATCTGGGGTTTGACAGGCAGACGCACCGCGGCACGCTGATCGTCAACGCAGACCTCGCGGCGGACGTCGTCGCGATCTTCGACGAATTGCTGCGGCAGCGCTATCCGATTGCGAAGATCCGCACCGTCGACCAGTACCCGGGCGCCGACGACGAACTGTCGATGGAAGACAACAACACCTCGGCGTTCAACTGCCGCGACATCCCGGGCACCGGCCACTGGTCGTTGCACGCGTTCGGTCGGGCCATCGACTTGAACCCGCTGCTGAATCCGGAGGTTGACAGGGCCGGCGCGATACAGCCAAAGACCGCTGCGCCGTACACCGACCGCAACCGCACCGACCCCGGCATCCTGCACGGCGGAGACGCCGTCGTGCGCGCGTTCACCGACCGGGGGTGGCAGTGGGGCGGCTACTGGCGAAATCCCAAGGACTATCAGCACTTCGAGCGGTGA
- a CDS encoding glycosyltransferase — MGRYLLAASPIPGHVMPLLMVGRDLRGRGHDVTVLTGDEHHAAIREAGLQPLALPTSAKPLRPQVADRPVPEVVNRWLSGRAEITSVFIEPLAAQYHALQDVLRTETFDAVLSDIGFTGVLPLLLADGPRPPVLACGVGPLTISSVSTPPFGAAWRPKPGRGYRPMTWVVHNGLMADIQRRLDKTLSQLGVRRCPVFLTDWPALADRLLQFTIPALEYPREDLPANVTFTGPVVTDTPPRNRWAHASGARAVVHVTQGTWDNQNLDDLLLPTLHGLADRDDLHVVATTGRPVDHELGQRVPDNAYVTDFLPYRDLLPTVDVMVTNGGYGGVHYALLHGIPLVVAGGTADKPEIAARVAHAGVGVDLGTTRPTPAAVAAAVQHVLTTPEYRETARRLGREMLQHNAFDNIAATLGELECSASSP; from the coding sequence GTGGGACGGTACCTGTTAGCGGCGAGCCCGATACCCGGGCACGTCATGCCGCTGCTCATGGTGGGTCGCGACCTTCGCGGGCGCGGACACGACGTCACCGTGCTCACCGGCGACGAGCACCACGCGGCCATCCGTGAGGCCGGACTGCAGCCGCTCGCCCTGCCGACGTCCGCGAAGCCGCTGCGCCCGCAGGTCGCGGACCGGCCGGTCCCCGAAGTGGTGAACCGTTGGCTCAGCGGGCGCGCCGAGATCACGTCGGTGTTCATCGAGCCGCTCGCCGCCCAGTATCACGCGCTGCAAGACGTGTTGCGCACCGAGACGTTCGATGCGGTGCTGTCCGACATCGGCTTCACCGGCGTGCTGCCGCTGCTGCTGGCCGACGGGCCGCGGCCGCCGGTGTTGGCATGTGGTGTCGGTCCGCTGACCATCTCGAGCGTGAGCACGCCGCCGTTCGGGGCCGCGTGGCGGCCCAAGCCGGGGCGCGGCTACCGGCCGATGACGTGGGTGGTGCACAACGGGCTGATGGCCGACATCCAGCGTCGCCTCGACAAGACGCTGTCCCAACTGGGTGTCCGCCGCTGCCCGGTGTTCCTCACGGATTGGCCCGCCCTGGCCGACCGGCTGCTGCAGTTCACCATCCCCGCCTTGGAATATCCGCGGGAGGATCTGCCCGCCAACGTCACCTTCACCGGCCCGGTCGTCACCGACACGCCGCCACGCAACCGGTGGGCACACGCATCGGGAGCGCGCGCCGTCGTCCACGTCACGCAGGGCACGTGGGACAACCAGAACCTCGACGACCTGCTGCTGCCCACCCTGCACGGCCTCGCCGATCGCGACGATCTGCATGTCGTGGCGACCACCGGCCGGCCCGTCGATCATGAACTGGGACAACGGGTTCCGGACAACGCGTACGTCACGGACTTCCTGCCGTACCGCGATTTGTTACCGACGGTGGACGTCATGGTCACCAACGGCGGCTACGGCGGCGTCCACTACGCGCTGCTGCACGGGATCCCGTTGGTGGTCGCTGGCGGTACCGCGGACAAGCCGGAGATCGCCGCGCGGGTGGCCCACGCCGGCGTCGGCGTCGACCTCGGGACGACGCGTCCCACCCCCGCTGCCGTCGCCGCCGCCGTACAGCACGTGCTGACCACGCCGGAGTACCGCGAGACGGCCCGCCGACTGGGTCGGGAAATGCTGCAGCACAACGCATTCGACAACATCGCCGCAACGCTAGGCGAGCTGGAGTGCTCGGCTAGTTCGCCGTGA
- a CDS encoding B12-binding domain-containing protein codes for MLEVDQSSALRRYDQALADGDRSKIVALVDHLLGSGTAPLDILIDVVAAAQRNIGRRWQRGEWSVAQEHAATAMGIAATEVVARRIAETPVTRGQMLVTCAEKEWHWLPAAIIDCALRADGWQTVPLGPATSPLRFSQYIQDIGPDAVAVSCSVLGALPTTRRFIEASTTAGVPAVVGGAAFGDDDVRAKALGATAWARDAKGAVEAAAALPVVVPAVEPLPAAPVQELAAMEGDHLRLVDQVRRGWSVTAGADADSVRAVARDAVPHMLHAVMAALLTDDPRTVAETAAWLAELLTSRGVDARSAVEDLSGVLAAALIDYPLAVALVRAHFTAN; via the coding sequence ATGCTCGAAGTAGACCAGTCATCCGCGCTGCGGCGCTACGACCAGGCCCTCGCCGACGGGGACCGGTCGAAGATCGTCGCGCTGGTCGACCATCTGCTCGGCAGCGGAACCGCACCGCTCGACATCCTGATCGACGTGGTCGCGGCGGCCCAGCGCAACATCGGCCGGCGATGGCAGCGCGGCGAATGGTCGGTGGCGCAGGAACACGCCGCCACCGCGATGGGGATCGCCGCGACGGAAGTGGTCGCGCGGCGCATCGCCGAGACACCAGTCACCCGCGGGCAGATGCTGGTCACGTGCGCCGAGAAGGAATGGCATTGGCTGCCCGCCGCGATCATCGACTGCGCGCTGCGCGCCGACGGTTGGCAGACCGTGCCACTCGGGCCCGCGACGTCTCCGCTTCGGTTCAGCCAGTACATCCAGGACATCGGCCCGGACGCGGTGGCCGTGAGCTGTTCGGTGCTCGGCGCGTTGCCCACCACCCGGCGGTTCATCGAGGCGAGTACGACGGCGGGGGTGCCCGCGGTGGTGGGCGGTGCGGCGTTCGGCGACGACGACGTGCGCGCCAAGGCGCTCGGCGCCACCGCGTGGGCACGCGACGCCAAGGGCGCCGTCGAGGCCGCCGCCGCGCTGCCGGTCGTGGTGCCTGCGGTGGAGCCACTGCCCGCAGCGCCGGTCCAGGAGCTCGCCGCAATGGAGGGCGACCACTTGCGCCTGGTCGACCAGGTCCGCCGCGGTTGGTCGGTGACCGCAGGCGCCGACGCTGACTCTGTGCGGGCGGTGGCGCGTGACGCGGTACCGCACATGCTGCACGCGGTGATGGCCGCACTGCTCACCGACGATCCGCGGACGGTGGCGGAGACGGCGGCCTGGCTGGCCGAACTGCTCACCAGTCGCGGTGTGGACGCACGCTCGGCGGTCGAGGACTTGAGCGGTGTGCTCGCCGCGGCACTGATCGACTATCCGCTGGCCGTCGCGCTGGTCCGGGCTCATTTCACGGCGAACTAG
- a CDS encoding PP2C family protein-serine/threonine phosphatase — MTPELQVQVRPSVKDREQLAEEIAVELGGCLNLRRSALKLIGLVQPRLADWAMVIVPDSRSGELVMLGDAEPGGVVVARARLEGLPLSRILRTGQTEQIEGSELSGLVPVEPFRGSAEALVPAEALGFGLTARGTTFGALVMLRRANAGFSADDVAFAQRIAARASMALDSARMYDETARVASVLQQHLRPPELPQVAGLRLAARYRPAAEHLDVGGDFYDVTGQGGDWLVALGDVCGKGVEAAAVTGQARQSIRTAAHFDRHPPTVLSALNNVLHQSNSAQFVTVLCARLRPHPDGTHVDVDLATAGHPAPLVIRADGRVDQVDVYGMAVGLVADMRYGAASLRLERGDTMLMFTDGVDEARGDSGQYGMERLHSLLPAYAGAAPEVVCEAVERDVMEYLDGRPHDDMALLAVTCSK, encoded by the coding sequence GTGACCCCAGAGCTGCAGGTCCAGGTGCGTCCATCTGTCAAAGATCGCGAACAACTCGCCGAAGAGATCGCCGTTGAGTTGGGCGGTTGCCTCAACTTGCGCCGCAGCGCGCTCAAACTGATCGGGCTGGTTCAACCACGGCTCGCCGACTGGGCGATGGTGATCGTTCCCGACAGTCGCAGCGGTGAACTGGTGATGTTGGGTGACGCCGAACCCGGTGGTGTCGTGGTCGCGCGGGCCAGGCTCGAGGGGCTGCCGCTGAGCCGCATCCTGCGCACCGGACAGACCGAGCAGATCGAGGGCAGCGAGTTGTCCGGCCTGGTACCGGTCGAACCGTTCCGCGGTTCGGCCGAGGCGCTGGTGCCTGCCGAGGCGCTGGGGTTCGGGCTGACCGCCCGCGGTACGACGTTCGGCGCGCTGGTGATGCTGCGCCGGGCCAACGCCGGATTCAGCGCCGACGATGTCGCATTCGCCCAACGCATTGCCGCGCGCGCGTCGATGGCACTGGATTCGGCGCGGATGTACGACGAGACGGCCAGGGTGGCTTCGGTACTGCAGCAGCATCTGCGGCCACCCGAACTTCCGCAGGTCGCCGGATTGCGGTTGGCCGCCCGTTACCGCCCTGCGGCTGAGCATCTCGACGTCGGCGGTGACTTCTACGATGTCACCGGTCAGGGTGGCGACTGGCTGGTCGCGCTCGGCGACGTGTGCGGCAAGGGCGTGGAGGCCGCCGCGGTGACCGGTCAGGCCCGGCAGAGCATCCGGACCGCCGCGCACTTCGACCGTCATCCGCCCACCGTCCTCAGCGCGTTGAACAACGTTCTGCACCAATCGAATTCGGCCCAGTTCGTCACGGTGCTGTGCGCCCGGCTGCGCCCGCACCCCGACGGCACACACGTCGACGTCGACCTGGCCACGGCAGGGCATCCCGCACCGTTGGTGATACGCGCCGACGGTCGTGTCGACCAGGTCGACGTGTACGGGATGGCCGTCGGCCTGGTCGCCGATATGCGTTACGGCGCCGCGTCGTTACGTCTCGAGCGCGGCGACACCATGCTGATGTTCACCGACGGGGTCGACGAAGCCCGCGGTGACTCCGGCCAGTACGGAATGGAGCGACTGCATTCCCTGCTCCCCGCATACGCCGGCGCCGCACCTGAAGTCGTCTGCGAGGCGGTGGAGCGTGACGTCATGGAGTACCTGGACGGGCGCCCGCATGACGACATGGCGCTGCTGGCCGTCACATGCTCGAAGTAG